The genomic region GAGGTCGCCGATGCGGTTGACGACGAACGCCTTCTTCCCGGCGTCGGCCGCGAAATCCTTCTCGTAGTAGTAGCCGATCAGGAGATACGAGCAGAGCCCGACGCCCTCCCACCCGGTGAACATCACGACGAAGTTCGCGCCGAGGACCAGCAGCAGCATCGAGAACATGAAGAGGTTCAGGTACGCGAAGAAGCGCCCGAACCCTTCCTCGTGACCCATGTAGCCGACCGAGTACACGTGGATCAGGAACCCGACGAACGTGACGAAGGAGATCATCAGGGCCGAAAGGGGGTCGAGGCGGAAGGCCCAGTCGACCGAGAACGCCGCCGAGCCGCCGCCCTTCAGCGCGTTGACCCCCTGCGGGATCCACGTCGCGAGCTTTACGACGTGCGCGTGGGCGAGCCCTTCGGCCTTCACCCAGTCGACGATCGCGCCGAACGCGAGGAGGCAGGAGAGGCCGGTCGTCGCGAGCGAAACGAAGACGTGCGCGCTCTTGAACGGGACGTGCGGGTGCTGGTCGACGTGCGCCGACGGCGCCGACGCGTGCGGCGGGGCGTCCCCGGCCGTCGCGGGCGACGGCGTCGCCTTCGCTTCCGCCGGGTGCACCTCGTGGCCGAGCTGCGGCTCGCCGTGCGTCCGGTGCGAGACGAGATACAGAATCCCGTTGACCAGGAAGCCGGCGAGCGGCAGCAGCGGGATGAGCCAGAGGAGGTCGCGCACCGCGTCAGCCCTCCATCGTGTCGGCTTCGTCGACGTTCAACGTCTTGCGCTGCCGGTAGAGGGAGATGATGATCGCGAGGCCGATGGCGGCCTCGCCCGCCGCGATCGTGATGACGAAGACGGAGAAGATCTGCCCGGTCAGGTTGCTGAGCCTTCGCGAGAACGCGACCAGGTTGAGGTTCACGGCGTTCAACATCAGCTCGATCGACATGAGGACCGTCAGGAAGTTCCGTCGCACGAGCACGCCGACGAAGCCGATCGTGAAGATCAGGAAGGAGAGCGCGAGGTAGTCGTTGATCGTGACGTTCATCAGTCCATCTTTTCGACGTTCTCAGTCCATCTTCTCGACGTTCTCAGTCCATCTTCTCGACAGAGCGCCGACCCAGGACGACCGCTCCGACGATCGCGACGAGCAGGAAGACCGACGCGATCTCGAACGGGAGCAGGTACTCCCGGTACAGCCCCCAGGCGACCGCCTGCGTGTTGCCGAGCGCCCGTCCCGCGACGTCCCGGAAGGCGTCGGGAGAGAACGGCGCGCCGCCGGCGAGCGGCTGCAGCACGAGCTGGGCGTCGAAGAGCACGTTGAGCACGAAGCCGAGGACGACCGCGGCGACGATCTGCTTCTGGTACGGCTCGGTCGTCGGGAGCTGCTGCACGTTGACGAGCATGATCACGAAGAGGAAGAGCACCATGATCCCGCCGGCGTAGACGAGGATCTGCACGGCGCCCACGAACTCCGCGCTCTGCAGGAAGAAGATCCCGGCGACCATCAGGAAGGTCGCCAGCAGGAAGAGCGCCGAGTGGATGGGGTTGCGCGCGAGCACGACCGAGATCGCGCAGACGACCGCGAGCAGGGCGAAGACGGCGAAGATCCCGCCCGAGAGGCCGGTGAGGAGCTCGCCCCCCATCACTTCCCCCGTTCCGTGATCGTGAAGGGCTTCACGTTCTCGTCCCACTCCGTGAGCTTGTCGATGCCGAGATAGAGCGCTTCGTTCCTCTCGTACGTCGCGAGCTCGTAGGTCTTCGTCGTCAGCCAGATCGACTTCGGGACGGTCGGGCACGCCTCTTCGCAGAGCTGGCAGAACATGCAGCGCTTCAGGTCCACGTCGAACCGGTCGAGCACCTTGACCGACTTCCCCGCCTCGTTCTTCTCGTTGTGCCAGTCGATGTAGATGATGTTGATCGGGCATTCGATCGCGCAGAGCGTGCACTTGATGCAGCGCTCCTCGTCGAGGCGGAACATCCCGCGGAAACGGTCGGAAGGCTCCTTCTTCTCCTCGGGGTACTGGATCGTCGTCTTCTTCGTGACGAGGTGCCGTCCCGTGACGCCGAGACCGTCGAAGAGATCGAGGAGCGCGATCTTGTCGAGCCACTTCTTGAGGGCCATGGTGCCTACCTTGCCTCCGCGGCGGCGAGCCGCCGCCGGAGCCGCGAGAGCCCGAAGAGGAGGACGAAGAACGCCGTGAACACCCAGCCGAGGACGCGCAGGCCCCGCCCGTGCCGGGTGTCGGCGAGGACGCATCCCGCGACGATCATGATGTTGGCGAGCGCCATCGGGATCAGCCACTTCCAGCCCAGGTTCATGAGCTGGTCGAACCGGTAGCGCGGGAAGGTCGACCGGAACCAGATGTAGCAGAAGATGAAGACGCCGACCTTCGCCAGGAACCAGATCATTCCGGGCACGACGCGGAGTCCCGGCAGCAGGTGCGGGAAGGGCGGGAGCCACCCCCCGAAGAACAGCGTCACCGCGACGGAGGAGACGACGATCATCGCCGTGTACTCGCCGAGGAAGTAGAACGCGAACTTGATCCCGGAGTATTCGGTGTTGAAGCCCGAGACGAGCTCCGACTCCGCCTCCGGGAGGTCGAACGGGTTGCGGTTCGTCTCGGCGATTCCCGAGACGAAGTAGAGGAAGAACGAGAGGAGTCCCGGGAAGACGAACCAGAGGTGCAGCCGGTCCTGCACGCGCACGATCTCGACGAGCGAGAGCGACCGCGACATCAGGAGCACGGCGACGATCGAAAGCCCCATCGGCACCTCGTAGGAGACCAGCTGGGCGGCGGAACGCAATCCGCCCAGCAGCGAGAACTTGTTGTTCGACGCCCAGCCGCCGAGGATGATCCCGTACACGCCGATCGAGGTGATCCCGAGGAGGAAGAGGAGCCCGACGTTGACGTCGGCGACCCAGAGCGGGGTCGAGACGCCGGCGATCCGGATGCTCTCGCCGAACGGGATCAGGGCGAGCGCGGTCAAGGCCGGGATGACCGAGAGCACCGGCCCGAGGAAATGGCTGACCTTCTCCGCGCGGGTCGGCGTCAGGTCCTCCTTCGTCATGAGCTTCAGGAGGTCCGCGAGCCCCTGCAGGAGTCCCTGCGGACCCACCCGGTTCGGGCCGAGCCGTCCCTGCATGAAGCCCATGATCCGCCGTTCGGCGTAGACGATCACGAACCCGACGACGGCCGGCACGACGAGGACGATCAGGAGGATCTTCACCGCCGTCAGGAGCGTCTGGAGCGCCGCCGGGCTCACCGGTCCACCTCGCCGAGCACGATGTCGACGGTGCCGATCAGCGCGACGAGATCCGAGACGAGGTGCCCGCGCGCCAGGCGCGGAAGCGCCTGCAGGTTGATGAACGACGGCGGGCGCACGTGGAGGCGGTACGGCTTGTTCGTGCCGTTGGAGACGAGGTAGAAGCCGATCTCCCCCTTCGGAGACTCGACCGACGCGTAGACCTCCTCGGCGACCGGCTTGATGACGCGCGGGACCTTCCCCTTGATCTCGCCCGGCTCGAGCCGGTCGAGGCACTGCCGGATGATCCTCGCCGACTGCCGCATCTCGGCGATCCGGACGAGGTACCGGTCATAGGTGTCGCCGTTCTTCCCGGTCGGAACGACGAAGTCGAGCTCGTCGTAGCATTCGTAGGGCTGGGCGCGCCGGAGGTCCCACTCGACGCCCGAGCCGCGGATCACCGGTCCCGTGAGCCCCCACTCGACGCACTCCTCGGCCGAGATCACCCCGATCCCGACCGTGCGCTTCTTCCAGATCCGGTTGTCGGTGAGCAGCGTCTCGTACTCGTCGATCCGGGAGGGGAAGTCGTCGATGAAGGAACCGACGGCCTCGACCCACCCCGGCGTCAGATCGAACGGCAGGCCGCCGATCCGCATGCAGTTGAGCGTCAGGCGCGCGCCGCAGTACTCCTCGAAGAAATCGAGGATCTGCTCCCGTTCCCGGAAGCAGTACCAGAAGGGCGTCACCGCGCCGAGGTCGATCCCGGAGGTCCCCAGCCACACGAGATGGGAGGAGAGCCGCTGGAGCTCGTCGAGGACGACGCGGATCAACTGCGCGCGCCGCGGGACCTCGACGCCGAGGAGCTTCTCGACCGTCAGGCAATACGCGTGGTTGCTCGTCGCCGCGGAGACGTAGTCCATGCGGTCGGTGTGCGGGATCGCCATCGGATACGTCTCGGTCTCGAAGAGCTTCTCGGTGCCGCGGTGGAGATACCCGATGTCCGGGATCGCGTCGACGATCTTCTCGCCGTCGACCTTCAGGACGATCCGCAGCACCCCGTGCGTGGACGGATGCTGGGGCCCGAAGTTGAGCTCCATCTCCGTGACGTCGAAGAGCGTCTTCGGCGCGGCCACCGTGCGCGCGGGAGGGTTGTGGAGCGTCGCGGCGGCTTTCGCCCGCGCGGCGAAGTAGTCGGCTTCCTG from Thermoanaerobaculia bacterium harbors:
- the nuoK gene encoding NADH-quinone oxidoreductase subunit NuoK, encoding MNVTINDYLALSFLIFTIGFVGVLVRRNFLTVLMSIELMLNAVNLNLVAFSRRLSNLTGQIFSVFVITIAAGEAAIGLAIIISLYRQRKTLNVDEADTMEG
- a CDS encoding NADH-quinone oxidoreductase subunit J; translation: MGGELLTGLSGGIFAVFALLAVVCAISVVLARNPIHSALFLLATFLMVAGIFFLQSAEFVGAVQILVYAGGIMVLFLFVIMLVNVQQLPTTEPYQKQIVAAVVLGFVLNVLFDAQLVLQPLAGGAPFSPDAFRDVAGRALGNTQAVAWGLYREYLLPFEIASVFLLVAIVGAVVLGRRSVEKMD
- a CDS encoding NADH-quinone oxidoreductase subunit I, translating into MALKKWLDKIALLDLFDGLGVTGRHLVTKKTTIQYPEEKKEPSDRFRGMFRLDEERCIKCTLCAIECPINIIYIDWHNEKNEAGKSVKVLDRFDVDLKRCMFCQLCEEACPTVPKSIWLTTKTYELATYERNEALYLGIDKLTEWDENVKPFTITERGK
- the nuoH gene encoding NADH-quinone oxidoreductase subunit NuoH; this encodes MSPAALQTLLTAVKILLIVLVVPAVVGFVIVYAERRIMGFMQGRLGPNRVGPQGLLQGLADLLKLMTKEDLTPTRAEKVSHFLGPVLSVIPALTALALIPFGESIRIAGVSTPLWVADVNVGLLFLLGITSIGVYGIILGGWASNNKFSLLGGLRSAAQLVSYEVPMGLSIVAVLLMSRSLSLVEIVRVQDRLHLWFVFPGLLSFFLYFVSGIAETNRNPFDLPEAESELVSGFNTEYSGIKFAFYFLGEYTAMIVVSSVAVTLFFGGWLPPFPHLLPGLRVVPGMIWFLAKVGVFIFCYIWFRSTFPRYRFDQLMNLGWKWLIPMALANIMIVAGCVLADTRHGRGLRVLGWVFTAFFVLLFGLSRLRRRLAAAEAR
- a CDS encoding NADH-quinone oxidoreductase subunit D; this encodes MELNFGPQHPSTHGVLRIVLKVDGEKIVDAIPDIGYLHRGTEKLFETETYPMAIPHTDRMDYVSAATSNHAYCLTVEKLLGVEVPRRAQLIRVVLDELQRLSSHLVWLGTSGIDLGAVTPFWYCFREREQILDFFEEYCGARLTLNCMRIGGLPFDLTPGWVEAVGSFIDDFPSRIDEYETLLTDNRIWKKRTVGIGVISAEECVEWGLTGPVIRGSGVEWDLRRAQPYECYDELDFVVPTGKNGDTYDRYLVRIAEMRQSARIIRQCLDRLEPGEIKGKVPRVIKPVAEEVYASVESPKGEIGFYLVSNGTNKPYRLHVRPPSFINLQALPRLARGHLVSDLVALIGTVDIVLGEVDR